One genomic window of Citrobacter sp. Marseille-Q6884 includes the following:
- the glpG gene encoding rhomboid family intramembrane serine protease GlpG, with translation MLMITSFANPRVAQAFVDYMATQGVILTIQQHHQTDVWLADESQAERVQAELARFLENPGDPRYLAASWQSGQTGSGLRYQRFPFLATLRERAGPVTWVVMAACVLVFIAMNVVGDQTVMLWLAWPFDPTLKFEFWRYFTHAFMHFSLMHILFNLLWWWYLGGAVEKRLGSGKLIVITVISALLSGYVQQKFSGPWFGGLSGVVYALMGYVWLRGERDPQSGIFLQRGLIIFALIWIVAGWFDLFGMSMANGAHIAGLAVGLAMAFVDTIHVRKRM, from the coding sequence ATGTTGATGATTACCTCTTTTGCTAACCCCCGCGTGGCGCAGGCATTTGTTGATTACATGGCGACCCAGGGCGTTATTCTGACGATTCAACAACATCACCAAACGGATGTCTGGCTCGCGGATGAGTCCCAGGCCGAACGTGTGCAGGCTGAGCTGGCCCGTTTTCTGGAAAATCCGGGAGACCCGCGTTATCTGGCCGCCAGCTGGCAATCGGGTCAGACAGGCAGCGGTCTGCGCTATCAACGTTTTCCATTTCTTGCCACGCTGCGCGAGCGTGCCGGTCCGGTGACCTGGGTGGTGATGGCAGCGTGCGTGCTGGTGTTTATCGCCATGAACGTTGTGGGCGATCAGACGGTCATGTTATGGCTGGCGTGGCCGTTTGACCCAACGCTGAAATTTGAATTCTGGCGTTATTTCACCCACGCTTTTATGCACTTCTCACTGATGCATATTCTGTTCAACCTGCTGTGGTGGTGGTATCTGGGCGGGGCGGTAGAAAAACGTCTGGGCAGCGGGAAGCTCATCGTTATTACCGTTATCAGCGCGCTGCTGAGCGGTTATGTGCAGCAAAAATTTAGCGGCCCGTGGTTTGGCGGGTTGTCCGGTGTGGTCTATGCCCTGATGGGCTATGTATGGCTGCGCGGCGAGCGCGATCCGCAAAGTGGCATTTTCTTGCAGCGCGGTTTGATCATTTTTGCTTTGATTTGGATTGTTGCTGGCTGGTTTGATTTGTTCGGCATGTCGATGGCGAACGGCGCGCATATCGCCGGGCTGGCCGTCGGTCTGGCAATGGCATTTGTTGATACTATTCATGTGCGAAAACGAATGTAG
- the glpE gene encoding thiosulfate sulfurtransferase GlpE, with product MDQFECINVEEAHQKLLHGMAVLVDIRDPQSYAMGHAPQAFHLTNDTLGSFMRDHDFDTAVMVMCYHGNSSKGAAQYLLQQGYDAVYSVDGGFDAWHRHFPAEVAFGS from the coding sequence ATGGATCAGTTTGAATGTATCAATGTCGAAGAAGCCCATCAGAAATTACTGCACGGAATGGCGGTGTTGGTGGATATCCGCGATCCGCAAAGTTACGCAATGGGCCATGCGCCTCAGGCGTTTCATCTGACGAACGACACGCTGGGGTCATTTATGCGTGACCACGATTTTGATACCGCCGTGATGGTGATGTGTTACCACGGTAACAGCAGTAAAGGTGCGGCGCAGTACCTGCTGCAGCAGGGCTATGATGCGGTTTACAGCGTTGATGGCGGTTTTGATGCCTGGCATCGACATTTTCCGGCAGAAGTGGCGTTTGGTTCGTAA
- the glpD gene encoding glycerol-3-phosphate dehydrogenase, which translates to METKDLIVIGGGINGAGIAADAAGRGLSVLMLEAQDLACATSSASSKLIHGGLRYLEHYEFRLVSEALAEREVLLKMAPHIAFPMRFRLPHRPHLRPAWMIRIGLFMYDHLGKRTSLPGSTGLRFGADSVMKPEIVRGFEYSDCWVDDARLVLANAQMVVRKGGEVLTRTRATSARRENGLWIVEAEDIDTGKKYTWQARGLVNATGPWVKEFFDEGMHLPSPYGIRLIKGSHIVVPRVHTQKQAYILQNEDKRIVFVIPWMDEFSIIGTTDVEYKGSPKAVKIDESEINYLLKVYNAHFKKQLGRDDIVWTYSGVRPLCDDESDSPQAITRDYTLDIHDENGKAPLLSVFGGKLTTYRKLAEHAMEKLSSYYQGIGPAWTKECTLPGGDIGGDREDYAAKLRRRYPFLTESLARHYSRTYGSNTEWILGEATSLEQLGEDFGHEFYAAELKYLVDHEWVRRADDALWRRTKEGMWLNAEQQSRMTQWLAEYVEKHQLSLAS; encoded by the coding sequence ATGGAAACCAAAGATCTGATTGTGATAGGTGGAGGCATCAACGGTGCCGGTATCGCGGCAGATGCCGCTGGACGCGGTTTATCCGTGCTGATGCTGGAAGCGCAAGATTTAGCCTGTGCGACCTCCTCCGCCAGCTCCAAACTCATCCACGGTGGCCTGCGCTACCTGGAACACTACGAGTTTCGCCTGGTAAGCGAAGCGCTGGCCGAACGTGAAGTGCTGTTGAAAATGGCGCCACATATTGCCTTCCCAATGCGCTTTCGTCTGCCCCATCGCCCGCACCTGCGTCCGGCCTGGATGATCCGTATTGGTCTGTTTATGTACGATCACCTGGGCAAACGCACCAGTTTGCCAGGTTCAACCGGTTTGCGTTTTGGCGCAGATTCTGTGATGAAACCCGAGATTGTGCGCGGTTTCGAATATTCTGACTGCTGGGTTGACGATGCGCGTCTGGTTCTGGCAAACGCCCAGATGGTGGTGCGCAAAGGTGGGGAAGTCTTAACCCGTACCCGCGCCACCTCCGCACGCCGCGAAAACGGTCTGTGGATTGTCGAAGCAGAAGATATCGATACCGGTAAAAAGTACACCTGGCAGGCGCGCGGTCTGGTCAACGCCACAGGGCCGTGGGTAAAAGAGTTCTTCGACGAGGGCATGCACTTGCCATCGCCATACGGTATCCGCCTGATCAAAGGCAGCCACATTGTGGTACCGCGCGTACATACCCAGAAACAGGCTTACATCCTGCAAAACGAAGACAAACGTATTGTTTTCGTTATCCCGTGGATGGATGAGTTCTCGATTATCGGGACCACCGACGTCGAGTACAAAGGCTCCCCGAAAGCCGTGAAAATTGATGAGAGTGAAATCAATTATCTGTTGAAGGTCTACAACGCACACTTTAAGAAACAACTCGGTCGTGACGACATCGTCTGGACCTACTCAGGCGTACGTCCGCTGTGCGATGACGAGTCCGACTCTCCGCAGGCCATCACCCGTGATTACACGCTGGATATCCACGACGAAAATGGCAAAGCGCCGCTGCTCTCCGTCTTTGGCGGCAAGCTGACGACCTACCGTAAGCTGGCGGAGCACGCGATGGAAAAACTGTCGTCGTACTATCAGGGGATCGGCCCGGCATGGACCAAAGAGTGCACCCTGCCGGGTGGCGACATTGGCGGTGACCGTGAAGATTACGCGGCAAAACTGCGCCGCCGTTATCCATTCCTGACCGAGTCGCTGGCGCGTCATTATTCACGTACCTATGGCAGTAACACCGAATGGATCCTCGGCGAAGCGACCTCACTTGAACAACTGGGTGAAGACTTCGGTCATGAGTTCTACGCTGCGGAGCTGAAGTATCTGGTCGATCACGAATGGGTACGCCGTGCCGACGATGCCCTGTGGCGTCGTACGAAAGAAGGCATGTGGCTTAACGCCGAGCAGCAGTCCCGTATGACCCAGTGGCTGGCTGAATACGTGGAAAAGCACCAGCTTTCACTGGCATCGTAA
- the glgP gene encoding glycogen phosphorylase yields the protein MNAPFTYASPTLSVEALKHSIAYKLMFTIGKDPVIANKHEWLNATLFAVRDRLVERWLRSNRAQLSQETRQVYYLSMEFLIGRTLSNAMLSLGIYDDVKNALEGMGLDLEDLIDEENDPGLGNGGLGRLAACFLDSLATLGLPGRGYGIRYDYGMFKQNIVDGRQKESPDYWLEYGNPWEFKRHNTRYKVRFGGRIQQEGKKTRWIETEEILAVAYDQIIPGYDTDATNTLRLWSAQASSEINLGKFNQGDYFAAVEDKNHSENVSRVLYPDDSTYSGRELRLRQEYFLVSSTVQDILSRHYQLHKTYNNLADKIAIHLNDTHPVLSIPELMRLLIDEHKFSWDDAFEVCCQVFSYTNHTLMSEALETWPVDMLGKILPRHLQIIFEINDYFLKTLQEQYPNDTGLLGRTSIIDESNGRRVRMAWLAVVVSHKVNGVSELHSNLMVQSLFADFAKIFPTRFCNVTNGVTPRRWLALANPSLSDVLDENIGRTWRTDLSQLSELEQHCDYPLVNHAVRQAKLENKKRLAALIAQQLNVVVNPKSLFDVQIKRIHEYKRQLMNVLHVITRYNRIKDDPEAEWVPRVNIFAGKAASAYYMAKHIIHLINDVAKVINNDPQIGDKLKVVFIPNYSVSLAQVIIPAADLSEQISLAGTEASGTSNMKFALNGALTIGTLDGANVEMLEHVGAENIFIFGNTAEEVEALRRKGYKPREYYEKDEELHQVLTQIGSGVFSPEEPGRYRDLVDSLINFGDHYQVLADYRSYVDCQDKVDELYGRPEEWTTKSMINIANMGYFSSDRTIKEYAESIWHIDSVRL from the coding sequence ATGAATGCTCCATTTACTTATGCATCGCCCACACTCAGCGTCGAGGCTCTGAAACATTCCATCGCCTACAAGCTGATGTTCACGATTGGCAAAGACCCGGTCATTGCCAATAAACATGAGTGGCTTAACGCCACGTTGTTCGCGGTGCGCGATCGCCTCGTGGAGCGCTGGTTGCGTTCTAATCGTGCGCAATTGTCCCAGGAAACTCGCCAGGTTTATTACCTGTCGATGGAGTTTCTGATCGGCCGCACGCTTTCCAATGCCATGTTATCGTTGGGAATTTATGACGATGTGAAAAATGCGCTGGAAGGTATGGGTCTGGATCTCGAAGACCTGATCGACGAAGAAAATGACCCGGGCCTCGGTAACGGTGGTCTCGGGCGTCTGGCGGCCTGCTTCCTGGATTCCCTGGCGACGTTAGGGCTGCCGGGACGCGGCTACGGTATTCGCTATGACTACGGCATGTTCAAACAGAACATTGTCGATGGCCGACAGAAAGAGTCACCGGATTATTGGCTGGAATATGGCAACCCGTGGGAGTTCAAACGCCACAATACGCGCTACAAAGTGCGCTTTGGCGGCCGTATTCAGCAGGAAGGTAAGAAAACGCGCTGGATCGAGACCGAAGAGATCCTGGCGGTGGCTTATGACCAGATTATCCCGGGTTACGACACCGATGCGACCAACACGTTGCGTCTGTGGAGCGCTCAGGCCAGCAGCGAAATTAACCTCGGTAAATTTAATCAGGGCGACTACTTCGCGGCGGTGGAAGATAAAAACCACTCCGAGAACGTGTCCCGCGTGCTGTACCCGGACGATTCCACCTACTCGGGGCGCGAGCTGCGGCTGCGTCAGGAATACTTCCTGGTCTCCTCCACGGTGCAGGACATCCTGAGTCGTCATTACCAACTGCACAAAACCTACAATAACCTGGCCGATAAAATTGCCATCCACCTTAACGACACCCATCCGGTGCTGTCGATCCCGGAGCTGATGCGCCTGCTGATCGATGAGCACAAATTTAGCTGGGACGACGCGTTTGAGGTCTGCTGCCAGGTCTTCTCTTACACCAACCATACGCTGATGAGCGAAGCGCTGGAAACCTGGCCGGTGGATATGCTGGGCAAAATTCTGCCGCGCCATCTGCAAATCATCTTTGAGATCAACGACTACTTCCTGAAGACGTTGCAGGAACAGTATCCCAATGATACCGGTCTGCTGGGGCGGACGTCGATCATCGATGAATCCAACGGTCGTCGCGTGCGTATGGCATGGCTGGCTGTGGTGGTGAGCCACAAGGTTAACGGTGTTTCAGAGCTGCATTCCAACCTGATGGTGCAGTCGTTGTTTGCTGATTTTGCGAAGATTTTCCCAACGCGCTTCTGCAACGTGACCAACGGCGTGACGCCGCGTCGCTGGCTGGCGCTGGCGAACCCGTCGCTCTCCGATGTACTGGATGAGAATATTGGCCGTACCTGGCGAACCGATCTCAGTCAGTTAAGTGAACTTGAGCAGCACTGTGATTACCCGCTGGTGAATCACGCGGTGCGTCAGGCGAAACTGGAGAATAAAAAACGGTTGGCTGCGCTCATCGCCCAGCAGCTTAACGTGGTGGTGAACCCGAAATCGCTGTTTGATGTGCAGATCAAGCGTATTCACGAGTACAAACGCCAGTTGATGAATGTGCTGCATGTGATCACGCGCTACAACCGCATTAAGGACGACCCTGAGGCCGAGTGGGTACCGCGTGTGAATATCTTCGCCGGTAAAGCGGCGTCGGCCTATTACATGGCGAAACACATTATCCACCTGATTAACGATGTGGCTAAAGTGATCAACAACGATCCGCAGATTGGCGACAAACTGAAGGTGGTGTTCATCCCGAACTACAGCGTCAGCCTGGCGCAGGTGATCATTCCTGCCGCCGACCTGTCTGAGCAAATTTCTCTGGCCGGGACGGAAGCCTCCGGGACCAGTAACATGAAATTTGCGCTGAACGGCGCGCTGACCATCGGTACGCTGGACGGTGCCAACGTCGAGATGCTGGAGCATGTGGGTGCAGAGAATATCTTTATCTTTGGTAATACAGCGGAAGAGGTGGAAGCCTTACGCAGGAAAGGCTACAAACCGCGTGAATATTACGAGAAAGATGAAGAACTGCATCAGGTTCTGACGCAAATTGGCAGCGGCGTCTTCAGTCCTGAGGAGCCGGGGCGCTATCGTGATTTGGTGGACTCGCTCATCAACTTTGGTGACCATTACCAGGTGCTGGCGGATTATCGCAGCTATGTGGACTGCCAGGATAAGGTTGATGAACTGTATGGTCGCCCGGAAGAGTGGACCACGAAGTCGATGATTAACATCGCTAACATGGGTTATTTCTCATCCGACAGAACAATCAAAGAATACGCCGAAAGCATCTGGCATATTGATTCCGTGCGATTGTAA
- the glgA gene encoding glycogen synthase GlgA: protein MQVLHVCSEMFPLLKTGGLADVIGALPAAQIADGVDARVLLPAFPDIRRGIPDAQVVTRRDTFAGRITLLFGHYNGVGIYLIDAPHLYDRPGSPYHDTNLFAYTDNVQRFALLGWVGCEMACGLDPFWRPDVVHAHDWHAGLAPAYLAARGHPAKSVFTVHNLAYQGMFYAKHMDDIQLPWSFFNVHGLEFNGQISFLKAGLYYADHITAVSPTYAREITEPQFAYGMEGLLQQRHREGRLSGVLNGVDENIWSPETDLLLASRYTRDTLEDKAENKRQLQIAMGLKVNDKVPLFAVVSRLTSQKGLDLVLEALPGLLEQGGQLALLGAGDPVLQEGFLAAAAEHPGQVGVQIGYHEAFSHRIMGGADVILVPSRFEPCGLTQLYGLKYGTLPLVRRTGGLADTVSDSSLENLADGIASGFVFEDSNAWSLLRTIRRAFVLWSRPSLWRFVQRQAMTMDFSWQVAAKSYRELYYRLK, encoded by the coding sequence ATGCAGGTTTTACACGTATGTTCAGAGATGTTCCCCCTGTTAAAAACCGGGGGACTGGCGGATGTTATTGGCGCATTACCCGCAGCGCAAATTGCGGACGGTGTGGATGCCCGCGTGCTGCTCCCGGCCTTTCCCGATATCCGTCGCGGCATTCCTGATGCTCAGGTTGTGACGCGTCGGGATACGTTTGCCGGCAGGATCACGCTGCTGTTCGGGCATTACAACGGCGTCGGCATTTACCTGATTGACGCGCCGCATCTCTACGACCGTCCTGGTAGCCCGTATCACGACACTAACCTGTTTGCGTACACCGATAACGTACAGCGTTTTGCATTGCTGGGGTGGGTCGGATGTGAAATGGCCTGCGGTCTTGACCCATTCTGGCGCCCGGATGTGGTGCATGCGCACGACTGGCATGCCGGGCTGGCACCCGCGTATCTGGCGGCGCGCGGCCATCCGGCGAAATCAGTGTTTACCGTACACAACCTGGCGTATCAAGGCATGTTTTATGCAAAGCATATGGATGACATCCAATTGCCATGGTCCTTCTTTAATGTGCACGGTCTGGAATTTAACGGGCAGATCTCTTTCCTGAAGGCAGGGCTGTACTACGCCGACCATATTACGGCGGTGAGCCCGACCTATGCGCGGGAAATTACGGAACCGCAGTTTGCCTACGGAATGGAAGGATTATTGCAGCAGCGTCATCGCGAAGGACGTCTTTCCGGCGTGCTGAACGGCGTCGATGAAAATATCTGGAGCCCGGAAACCGATCTGCTGCTGGCATCGCGTTACACGCGCGACACGCTGGAAGATAAAGCAGAGAACAAGCGCCAGCTACAAATTGCGATGGGACTTAAGGTTAACGATAAAGTGCCGCTGTTTGCTGTAGTGAGCCGCCTGACCAGCCAGAAAGGGTTGGATCTGGTGCTGGAAGCGCTGCCGGGGCTGTTAGAGCAGGGTGGACAGCTGGCGTTGCTCGGCGCGGGCGATCCGGTGTTGCAGGAAGGTTTCCTGGCCGCAGCGGCGGAACACCCAGGCCAGGTGGGGGTGCAGATTGGCTATCACGAAGCTTTCTCGCACCGCATTATGGGGGGCGCCGACGTGATTCTGGTTCCCAGTCGCTTTGAGCCGTGTGGCCTAACGCAATTGTATGGATTGAAGTACGGCACGTTGCCGCTGGTGCGGCGCACCGGTGGGCTGGCTGATACGGTGTCTGACAGTTCGCTGGAGAACCTGGCGGACGGCATCGCCAGTGGGTTTGTATTTGAAGATAGTAATGCCTGGTCGCTGCTACGCACGATCCGGCGTGCTTTCGTATTGTGGTCCCGGCCTTCGCTTTGGCGGTTCGTGCAACGCCAGGCCATGACCATGGATTTTAGCTGGCAAGTCGCGGCGAAGTCTTACCGTGAGCTTTACTATCGCTTGAAATAG
- the glgC gene encoding glucose-1-phosphate adenylyltransferase, with protein MVSLEKNDRVMLARQLPLKSVALILAGGRGTRLKDLTNKRAKPAVHFGGKFRIIDFALSNCINSGIRRIGVITQYQSHTLVQHIQRGWSFFSEEMNEFVDLLPAQQRMQGENWYRGTADAVTQNLDIIRRYKAEYVVILAGDHIYKQDYSRMLIDHVEKGARCTVACMPVPIEEASAFGVMDVDDSDKIIEFVEKPANPPAMPNDPTKSLASMGIYVFDADYLYELLAEDDLDENSSHDFGKDIIPKITEAGMAYAHPFPLSCVQSDPESEPYWRDVGTLEAYWKANLDLASVTPELDMYDQDWPIRTHMESLPPAKFVQDRSGSHGMTLNSLVSGGCIISGSVVVQSVLFPRVRVNSFCNIDSAVLLPEVWVGRSCRLRRCIIDRACVIPEGMVIGENAEEDARRFYRSEEGIVLVTREMLRKLQIKQER; from the coding sequence ATGGTGAGTTTAGAGAAGAACGATCGTGTAATGTTGGCGCGCCAGCTGCCATTAAAATCTGTTGCCCTGATCCTGGCCGGTGGCCGTGGTACCCGCCTGAAAGATTTAACCAACAAACGTGCCAAACCTGCCGTGCACTTTGGCGGTAAGTTCCGCATTATCGATTTTGCTTTATCCAACTGTATTAACTCCGGGATCCGCCGTATTGGCGTGATCACGCAGTATCAGTCGCACACGCTGGTACAGCATATTCAGCGCGGCTGGTCATTCTTCAGCGAAGAGATGAACGAGTTTGTCGATCTGCTGCCCGCCCAGCAAAGAATGCAGGGTGAAAACTGGTATCGCGGAACGGCGGATGCGGTCACCCAAAACCTGGACATCATTCGACGCTATAAAGCGGAATATGTGGTGATCCTCGCGGGCGATCATATCTACAAACAGGATTACTCGCGCATGCTGATCGATCACGTCGAGAAGGGCGCGCGTTGCACCGTCGCCTGTATGCCGGTGCCTATCGAAGAAGCCAGCGCATTTGGTGTGATGGACGTCGACGACAGCGACAAGATTATTGAGTTTGTCGAAAAACCGGCAAATCCGCCAGCCATGCCAAACGATCCGACAAAATCCCTCGCCAGTATGGGGATCTACGTTTTCGACGCCGACTATCTCTATGAATTACTGGCAGAAGATGACCTGGATGAAAACTCAAGTCACGACTTCGGCAAAGATATCATCCCGAAAATTACCGAAGCTGGCATGGCTTATGCACATCCTTTCCCATTGTCCTGCGTACAGTCCGACCCGGAATCTGAGCCGTACTGGCGTGATGTTGGGACGCTGGAAGCCTACTGGAAAGCTAACCTCGACCTGGCTTCAGTCACCCCGGAACTGGACATGTATGACCAGGACTGGCCCATCCGCACGCATATGGAATCACTGCCGCCCGCGAAGTTCGTGCAGGACCGTTCTGGCAGCCACGGCATGACGCTGAACTCGCTGGTTTCCGGCGGCTGTATTATTTCCGGTTCGGTGGTGGTGCAGTCAGTTCTGTTCCCGCGGGTGCGGGTGAATTCATTCTGTAACATTGATTCGGCAGTGTTGTTACCTGAAGTATGGGTTGGACGTTCATGCCGCTTGCGTCGTTGCATCATCGACCGCGCCTGCGTGATCCCGGAAGGGATGGTGATTGGTGAAAACGCGGAAGAAGATGCGCGTCGTTTCTACCGTTCAGAGGAAGGCATTGTGCTGGTCACGCGTGAAATGCTGCGCAAACTGCAGATCAAACAGGAGCGATAA
- the glgX gene encoding glycogen debranching protein GlgX: protein MTQPATGNATPHGATYDGHGVNFTLFSAHAERVELCVFDEQGCECRYDLPGRSGDVWHGYLADARPGLRYGYRVHGPWQPRQGHRFNPAKLLIDPYARRVEGELKDNPLLHGGDDEPDHHDNAAIALKCVVVSDHYDWEDDTPPRTPWGNTVIYEAHVKGLTYLHPEIPEAIRGTYQALGHPVMIDYFKRLGITALELLPVAHFASEPRLQRLGLSNYWGYNPVAMFALHPAYAHTPERALDEFRDAVKALHKAGIEVILDIVLNHSAELDLEGPVFSLRGIDNRSYYWIREDGDYYNWTGCGNTLNLSHPGVVEYACECLRYWVETCHVDGFRFDLASVMGRTPAFRQDAPLFIAIQNCPLLSRVKLIAEPWDIGEGGYQVGNFPPLFAEWNDHFRDASRRFWLQRNLSLGEFAGRFAASSDMFKRNGRHPSATVNLVTAHDGFTLRDCVCFTNKHNEANGEENRDGTSNNYSDNHGKEGLGGTLDIIERRRDSIHALLTTLLLSQGTPMLLAGDEHGHSQHGNNNAYCQDNALTWLDWQQANSGLTTFTAALIHLRRQIPALTDDRWWEEGDGNVRWLNKNAHPLSADEWQNGPKQMQILLSARFLIAMNATLEVTDIVLPEGEWHAIPPFAGEDNPVLTAVWQGPAHGLCVFQRR from the coding sequence ATGACGCAACCGGCAACCGGCAACGCCACCCCCCATGGCGCAACCTATGACGGCCATGGCGTCAATTTCACACTGTTTTCTGCCCACGCCGAGCGCGTCGAGTTATGCGTATTTGATGAGCAAGGCTGCGAATGCCGCTATGACCTGCCGGGGCGTAGCGGCGATGTCTGGCATGGCTATCTGGCCGATGCCAGGCCTGGCCTGCGTTATGGTTATCGGGTGCATGGGCCGTGGCAGCCCCGTCAGGGGCATCGCTTTAACCCGGCGAAACTGCTGATTGACCCTTATGCGCGTCGGGTAGAAGGCGAATTGAAAGATAACCCACTGCTGCACGGTGGCGATGACGAGCCGGATCATCATGATAACGCGGCGATTGCCCTCAAATGCGTGGTGGTGTCCGACCATTATGACTGGGAGGACGATACGCCACCGCGCACACCGTGGGGAAACACGGTGATTTACGAAGCGCATGTCAAAGGGTTGACGTATCTGCACCCCGAGATCCCGGAAGCGATCCGCGGGACATACCAGGCGCTCGGTCATCCGGTCATGATCGACTATTTCAAACGCCTCGGCATTACCGCCCTGGAGCTGCTGCCGGTGGCGCATTTCGCCAGCGAACCGCGTCTTCAGCGGCTGGGTCTGTCGAACTACTGGGGTTACAACCCGGTGGCGATGTTCGCACTGCACCCGGCCTATGCCCATACGCCGGAGCGCGCGCTTGATGAGTTTCGTGATGCGGTGAAAGCGCTGCACAAAGCGGGCATTGAGGTCATTCTCGATATTGTCCTGAATCACAGCGCTGAGCTGGATCTCGAGGGGCCGGTCTTCTCGCTGCGCGGAATTGATAACCGTAGCTATTATTGGATTAGGGAAGACGGTGATTACTACAACTGGACCGGCTGTGGTAACACCCTCAATCTGAGCCATCCCGGCGTGGTGGAATATGCCTGTGAATGCCTGCGTTATTGGGTTGAAACCTGCCATGTGGATGGTTTTCGTTTTGATTTAGCCTCCGTTATGGGACGCACACCTGCGTTTCGTCAGGATGCGCCGCTGTTTATTGCGATCCAAAACTGTCCGCTGCTCTCACGCGTCAAGCTGATTGCAGAGCCGTGGGATATCGGTGAGGGCGGTTATCAGGTGGGGAATTTCCCACCGCTGTTTGCCGAGTGGAATGACCATTTCCGCGATGCGAGCCGACGCTTCTGGCTGCAGCGTAATCTCTCATTAGGGGAGTTTGCCGGGCGTTTTGCGGCATCCAGCGACATGTTTAAGCGCAATGGTCGCCACCCCAGCGCCACGGTCAATCTGGTGACGGCGCATGATGGTTTTACGCTACGTGACTGTGTGTGCTTCACAAATAAGCACAATGAAGCGAACGGCGAGGAAAATCGGGACGGCACCAGCAATAACTACAGTGACAATCATGGTAAAGAAGGATTAGGCGGCACGCTGGACATCATTGAACGGCGGCGCGACAGCATTCATGCCTTGTTAACGACGCTGTTGCTCTCTCAGGGGACGCCGATGTTGCTGGCGGGCGATGAGCATGGTCATAGCCAGCACGGCAACAATAACGCTTACTGCCAGGACAACGCCTTAACCTGGCTGGACTGGCAGCAGGCAAACAGTGGGTTAACCACGTTTACCGCTGCCTTGATTCATCTTCGCCGGCAGATCCCCGCGTTAACAGACGATCGCTGGTGGGAAGAAGGTGATGGCAACGTCCGTTGGTTGAACAAAAATGCACACCCCTTAAGTGCGGATGAGTGGCAAAACGGGCCGAAGCAGATGCAAATCCTGCTTTCAGCGCGTTTTCTGATTGCGATGAACGCCACGCTTGAGGTGACAGATATCGTTTTACCTGAAGGGGAATGGCACGCCATTCCTCCATTTGCCGGAGAGGATAATCCGGTGCTTACGGCTGTCTGGCAGGGACCTGCGCACGGACTGTGTGTGTTCCAGAGAAGATAA